A DNA window from Barnesiella intestinihominis YIT 11860 contains the following coding sequences:
- a CDS encoding glycosyltransferase family 2 protein yields MDISVIVPLYNEAESLPELTAWIERVMEENKFSYEIWFINDGSTDDSWQVIESLREKNSRVKGVKFRRNYGKSPALYTGFQRAEGDVVITMDADLQDSPDEIPELYRMIAVEGYDLVSGWKKKRYDPLSKTIPTKLFNATARKVSGIKNLHDFNCGLKAYKKEVIKNIEVYGDMHRYIPYLAKNAGYNKIGEKAVHHQARKYGKTKFGLDRFVNGYLDLITLWFFSRFGVKPMHFFGLLGSLMFFLGLISVIVVGANKLYCLYNGLPYRLVTDSPYFYLALTAMILGTQLFLAGFLGELISRNSSERNNYQIETEFK; encoded by the coding sequence ATGGATATTTCGGTAATAGTCCCTTTATATAATGAGGCGGAGTCACTTCCTGAATTGACTGCGTGGATCGAGCGGGTAATGGAGGAAAACAAGTTCTCGTATGAAATTTGGTTTATTAACGATGGGAGTACCGATGACTCTTGGCAAGTGATTGAGTCGTTGCGAGAAAAAAATTCTCGTGTTAAGGGGGTGAAATTCCGGCGGAACTATGGCAAATCTCCGGCGCTTTATACCGGATTTCAAAGAGCCGAAGGCGATGTCGTTATTACTATGGATGCCGATTTGCAAGACAGCCCCGATGAAATCCCCGAATTGTATCGTATGATTGCGGTCGAAGGGTATGACCTCGTTTCGGGCTGGAAGAAAAAGCGTTACGATCCGTTATCCAAGACTATACCCACTAAATTATTCAATGCGACAGCTCGTAAAGTGTCTGGCATAAAAAATCTGCACGATTTTAATTGCGGGCTGAAAGCGTATAAAAAAGAGGTGATAAAAAATATAGAGGTTTATGGCGATATGCATCGTTATATTCCTTACTTGGCTAAGAATGCCGGATATAATAAGATTGGGGAGAAGGCTGTCCATCATCAGGCTCGTAAATACGGTAAGACAAAATTCGGATTGGATCGTTTTGTAAACGGGTATCTCGATTTAATTACGCTATGGTTTTTTTCTCGTTTCGGGGTAAAACCTATGCATTTTTTCGGGCTGTTGGGTAGTTTGATGTTCTTTTTAGGACTTATTTCTGTCATTGTTGTGGGGGCGAATAAGTTATATTGTTTATATAATGGTTTACCGTATCGGCTGGTAACCGATTCTCCTTATTTCTATTTGGCGTTGACAGCTATGATTTTGGGTACTCAATTGTTTCTTGCCGGTTTTTTGGGAGAACTTATTTCTCGAAATTCGAGTGAAAGAAATAATTATCAGATAGAAACCGAATTTAAGTAA
- a CDS encoding nitroreductase family protein, with translation MSGLKGNECSDLLTLAKARGSVRSFKSLKVERAKLEYILEVARLAPSAVNFQPWAFVVVRDPEKLKALYDCYPREWFASAPMCIVVCGDHSTSWKRLSDNKDFCDVDIAIATEHLVLAAAEQGLGSCWVCNFDVQRCKKILNLPDLWEPMVLLPLGYPAEGVETERKRKPFNDVVRWEDF, from the coding sequence ATGAGCGGTTTGAAAGGAAACGAATGTTCCGATTTGCTTACACTGGCGAAGGCTAGGGGTTCGGTGCGATCTTTTAAGTCTTTGAAGGTCGAGCGGGCTAAACTCGAATATATTTTGGAGGTGGCGAGACTGGCTCCGTCGGCTGTGAATTTTCAACCGTGGGCTTTTGTCGTGGTTCGTGACCCGGAAAAGCTAAAAGCTTTGTACGATTGTTATCCACGTGAATGGTTCGCATCGGCTCCGATGTGTATAGTTGTTTGCGGAGACCATAGTACGTCGTGGAAGCGTTTGTCCGATAATAAGGATTTTTGTGATGTCGATATAGCGATAGCAACCGAACATTTAGTTTTGGCTGCTGCCGAACAAGGGTTAGGTTCTTGTTGGGTCTGTAATTTTGACGTGCAGCGATGTAAAAAGATTTTGAATTTGCCCGATTTATGGGAACCTATGGTTCTTTTGCCGTTGGGCTATCCTGCCGAGGGTGTGGAGACGGAGAGAAAAAGAAAACCATTTAATGATGTGGTGAGATGGGAAGACTTTTGA
- a CDS encoding DUF6452 family protein — MGRLLSFIEGVLFLCVCCLVLSNCGSNGCVDNRSSIPLAQFYSYDAQETALSVDSISIFGIGQPTDSMLLDSAVAVTQVYLPLRFTQDSTQYVIHYEQQGLSSPRYNDTLTFVYRSYPYFVSIDCGAMYNFVIDTCRYTRNILDSVSVTVPEITNKNVESIRIFYTVQTQTPDEE, encoded by the coding sequence ATGGGAAGACTTTTGAGTTTTATCGAAGGAGTTCTATTTTTATGTGTATGTTGCTTAGTTTTAAGTAACTGTGGCAGTAACGGTTGTGTGGATAATCGTAGTAGTATTCCTTTGGCTCAATTTTATTCTTATGATGCACAAGAGACGGCTTTGTCTGTCGATTCCATTTCAATTTTCGGTATAGGACAGCCAACCGATTCTATGTTACTCGATTCGGCGGTTGCCGTAACACAAGTTTATCTTCCGTTGCGGTTTACACAAGACTCGACGCAATATGTCATTCATTACGAACAGCAAGGTCTTTCGTCTCCTCGTTATAACGATACGCTCACATTTGTTTATCGGTCGTATCCCTATTTCGTGTCGATTGATTGCGGGGCGATGTATAATTTTGTTATCGATACGTGTCGGTATACACGTAATATACTTGACTCTGTTTCTGTGACAGTCCCGGAGATCACGAATAAAAATGTGGAGAGTATACGGATTTTTTATACAGTTCAAACCCAGACCCCAGATGAGGAGTAA
- a CDS encoding DUF6048 family protein: MRSKIFILFLGVIFASVAQRRVTPVDPTAKKEIVPVQTDSVVAEPEEPEIKGYLYPLFNGLSVNVNILDGIANLFGQSYGNYEIAAELDLHNRFFPVWEIGIGHADNTPEGLNFTYRNKASLYNRVGMNYNFGYNKTAMSFFYIGIRYGFSFFTYDIDNILVESPYWGESEKLQITGQKSWAHWGELLGGLRVQVYKNFYMGWTVRYRLMFSHKKNTYSQPWYIPGFGTDSSPFGFTYTVGYRFSFGKKEKKIESQPVAE; encoded by the coding sequence ATGAGGAGTAAAATTTTCATATTGTTTTTAGGGGTAATCTTTGCGTCGGTTGCGCAACGACGGGTAACGCCTGTCGATCCAACAGCGAAAAAAGAAATTGTACCGGTGCAAACGGATAGTGTTGTTGCGGAGCCGGAAGAGCCAGAAATAAAGGGGTATCTTTATCCCTTGTTTAATGGTCTCTCCGTAAATGTCAACATTCTTGATGGGATCGCAAATCTATTCGGACAAAGTTATGGCAATTATGAAATAGCGGCAGAATTGGATTTGCATAATCGTTTTTTTCCAGTATGGGAAATCGGGATTGGACATGCCGATAATACTCCCGAGGGATTGAACTTTACATACAGGAATAAAGCTTCTCTTTATAACCGTGTAGGAATGAACTACAATTTCGGATATAATAAAACTGCAATGAGTTTTTTCTATATCGGTATTCGGTATGGCTTTTCTTTTTTTACGTATGATATAGATAATATTTTAGTAGAGTCACCTTATTGGGGAGAATCTGAAAAACTACAAATTACCGGACAGAAATCATGGGCTCATTGGGGTGAGTTGTTGGGAGGGCTTCGGGTGCAAGTGTATAAAAATTTTTATATGGGGTGGACTGTTCGTTATCGATTGATGTTCAGCCATAAAAAGAATACTTATTCTCAACCGTGGTATATACCGGGATTTGGAACGGATAGTTCCCCGTTTGGATTTACTTATACGGTAGGTTATCGATTTTCTTTCGGGAAAAAAGAAAAGAAAATAGAGTCTCAACCAGTTGCAGAATGA
- a CDS encoding mechanosensitive ion channel family protein — MLESIEKILHDVADLFSANTEAWHNVVYVILIVLIAILCDVLCKLLINRLLLPIIRRTKFEWDDHLYDKKVVSRLAALAPAFILYAFLPSAFDIESSWYILIDRICKVYIIALILRFLNGVLNAFLDIFNGKESLRHYPIKGGVQTIQVILFSIGFISIIGTIIDQSPARLFAGLGASAAILMLIFRDTILGFVAGIQLSANNMLHKGDWITAPAYNANGIVQDVTLNTVKVLNFDNTTTTIPPYALVTGSFTNWRSMFEGGGRRISRQILLDINSISFLREEDLLRFKDHFLIGEFVVQRLHSIQQACNSGNSFLAEELRVTNSMLFRVYLENYIRQMGKSNPDMLYMVRYLPMAERGLPVELYLFSAEKTWKMYEAVVADLIDHTIAVTAEFGLRLYQSPGSYDIQCLRERVNQI; from the coding sequence ATGTTGGAATCAATAGAGAAGATATTGCACGATGTTGCCGATCTATTTTCTGCCAATACGGAAGCATGGCATAATGTGGTTTATGTAATCTTGATCGTTTTGATAGCCATTTTGTGCGATGTGCTTTGTAAGTTGCTAATAAATAGATTGCTACTTCCAATCATTCGCCGTACAAAATTTGAATGGGACGATCATTTATATGACAAGAAGGTGGTGTCGAGGCTGGCTGCGTTGGCTCCAGCTTTTATTCTATATGCATTTTTGCCTTCGGCGTTTGATATAGAGAGTAGTTGGTATATACTTATCGATCGTATATGCAAGGTTTATATCATAGCTCTTATTCTTCGATTCTTGAATGGTGTGCTGAATGCATTTCTCGATATTTTTAATGGAAAGGAAAGTTTACGCCATTATCCCATAAAAGGTGGTGTGCAGACCATACAGGTTATCTTATTTTCAATTGGTTTTATCAGTATAATAGGAACAATTATAGATCAGTCTCCTGCTCGTTTGTTTGCCGGATTGGGTGCATCTGCTGCGATTCTCATGCTGATTTTTAGGGATACGATATTGGGGTTTGTAGCCGGAATACAGCTTTCGGCAAATAATATGTTACATAAAGGAGATTGGATAACGGCTCCGGCATATAATGCTAACGGTATCGTACAAGATGTGACTCTCAATACAGTAAAAGTTTTGAATTTTGATAATACGACGACCACTATTCCGCCATACGCTTTGGTGACAGGCTCTTTTACCAATTGGCGAAGTATGTTTGAAGGAGGGGGGCGTCGTATCTCCCGGCAGATACTTTTGGATATAAATAGTATTTCTTTTCTCCGTGAAGAGGATTTACTTCGATTTAAGGATCATTTTTTGATCGGTGAGTTCGTTGTTCAGCGGTTACACTCTATTCAACAGGCTTGTAACTCTGGAAATTCTTTTTTGGCAGAGGAACTTAGGGTTACGAATAGTATGTTGTTCAGAGTTTATTTGGAAAACTATATACGTCAAATGGGAAAATCCAATCCCGATATGCTTTATATGGTACGTTATCTGCCTATGGCGGAGCGAGGACTTCCGGTAGAACTTTACTTGTTCTCTGCGGAGAAAACATGGAAGATGTATGAGGCCGTTGTAGCAGATTTGATCGACCATACCATAGCCGTGACAGCAGAGTTTGGGTTGCGTTTGTATCAATCACCGGGAAGTTATGATATACAATGCCTTCGGGAAAGAGTAAATCAAATATAG
- a CDS encoding bifunctional aspartate transaminase/aspartate 4-decarboxylase — MKSQEKLPRAMADYGKRFEQGLEQMSPFEIKNDLISYAKECDQKAVCQFLNAGRGNPNWINTVAREAFFLLGTFAIEESKLTFELPEEGIAGMPQKEEIAKRFENFLKHHEKTPAAHLLNESVQFLTKEGINADDLIHEWVDSIIGDQYPDPDRILKYTELIVEKYLIQEMCDRQTPPDHYDLFATEGGTAAMCYLFNSLKANKLLSQGDRIALMTPIFTPYIEIPQLKEFNFDVVNIQASQLTKEGFHTWQYPENELNKLKDPSIKLLCLVNPSNPPSYSLDEATHKRIIKIVRENNPNLMIITDDVYGTFVPHFRSLMYELPYNTACVYSFSKYFGATGWRLATIAIARHNVFDAQIALLPEKQRKELHDRYDSINLNPDKILFIDRLVADSRLVALNHTAGLSTPQQIQMSLFALFSLCDMQDIYKNKLQKMITNRLTAMWEKTGFKLLPDSLRAGYYSEIDIMVWATQLYGKDFAEYLEKNYEPLDFVIRLAKEAGVVVLNGDGFDGPRWSIRVSLANLDEMNYRKIGTIIGHTLEEYAQKWKNETAKKEPVIY, encoded by the coding sequence ATGAAAAGTCAAGAAAAACTGCCTCGTGCCATGGCCGATTACGGCAAAAGATTCGAACAAGGACTGGAACAGATGAGTCCCTTCGAAATAAAAAACGATCTAATTTCCTATGCCAAAGAGTGCGACCAGAAAGCCGTCTGCCAATTCTTAAATGCAGGTCGGGGAAATCCTAATTGGATAAACACAGTCGCTAGGGAGGCTTTTTTCCTCTTAGGTACTTTTGCTATCGAAGAATCAAAACTCACATTTGAACTTCCCGAAGAAGGTATCGCCGGAATGCCTCAAAAAGAAGAAATAGCCAAACGGTTTGAAAATTTTCTCAAACATCACGAAAAAACACCGGCTGCACATTTGTTGAACGAAAGTGTTCAGTTTCTCACGAAAGAAGGCATAAATGCCGATGATTTGATTCATGAATGGGTCGATAGCATCATAGGCGACCAATATCCCGACCCGGACCGTATACTCAAATATACCGAATTGATCGTTGAAAAGTATTTAATACAAGAAATGTGCGACCGACAAACACCTCCCGACCACTACGATCTTTTCGCGACAGAAGGTGGAACCGCTGCTATGTGCTATCTTTTCAATTCGCTGAAAGCAAATAAACTGTTATCACAAGGTGACCGAATAGCTCTCATGACTCCTATCTTTACGCCTTATATCGAAATTCCCCAACTAAAAGAATTTAATTTCGACGTAGTCAATATACAAGCCTCGCAACTGACAAAAGAAGGCTTTCATACTTGGCAATATCCCGAAAATGAATTAAATAAACTAAAAGACCCTTCTATAAAACTGCTCTGTTTGGTCAACCCGAGCAATCCTCCCTCATACAGTTTAGATGAAGCGACCCACAAGAGAATAATAAAAATCGTACGGGAAAACAATCCCAACCTCATGATTATAACCGACGATGTATATGGTACATTCGTGCCCCATTTCCGTTCTCTTATGTATGAACTACCCTATAACACAGCTTGTGTATATTCTTTCTCAAAATATTTCGGGGCCACCGGTTGGAGATTAGCGACTATCGCTATTGCCCGACATAACGTATTCGATGCTCAAATAGCGCTTCTTCCCGAAAAACAACGAAAAGAACTACACGACAGATACGATAGTATCAACCTCAATCCCGACAAGATTTTATTTATCGATCGATTGGTCGCCGACAGTAGGTTGGTAGCACTTAACCACACGGCAGGGTTATCCACTCCTCAACAAATACAAATGTCACTCTTCGCTCTCTTCTCTCTTTGCGATATGCAAGACATATACAAAAACAAATTGCAAAAGATGATAACCAATAGACTGACAGCCATGTGGGAAAAGACCGGGTTCAAATTACTTCCCGATAGCTTGCGGGCCGGGTACTATTCCGAAATCGATATTATGGTATGGGCAACCCAATTATATGGAAAAGACTTTGCCGAGTATCTCGAAAAAAATTACGAACCACTCGACTTTGTCATTAGATTAGCCAAAGAAGCCGGTGTAGTCGTTCTGAACGGTGATGGATTCGATGGACCTCGATGGTCTATACGAGTATCGTTAGCAAATCTCGATGAAATGAATTACCGAAAAATCGGGACAATTATCGGGCATACATTGGAAGAATATGCCCAGAAATGGAAAAATGAAACGGCCAAAAAAGAACCCGTTATTTACTAA
- the aspT gene encoding aspartate-alanine antiporter: protein MDIIIHFFRSYPEMAIFLTLGIGFWIGSLKYKNFSLGTVTSVLLVGVLVGQMNIDIPGPLKSVFFLLFLFAIGYSVGPQFFQSLRSDGIHQVIFACIFGIVCIGSTYLIAKIMGYNAGMTIGLFAGAQTISAAIGVGTDTIGTLGISAEKQQEWLNIIPVCYAVTYIFGTIGSAYILGTLGPRLLGGLEKVKNDTRALEKELKQDNEENDPALMNANRPVVFRAYKIESDWFKTPQTVKEIEKHIKEMGRRVFVERVRIDGEVLDITPKTVLKQGDEVVLSGRRETIIEDESWIGPEIFDPELLDFPVEDIFVLLTNKELHKKTVRHLRSLPCMHGIIIKQIKRSGVEIPVYPKTVLYKGDTLEIVGLKREISETAPTLGYVDRPTNKTDMIFVGLGILIGGIIGALTIHLGGVPISLSTSGGALLSGLFFGWLRTKHPTFGRVPEPAVWIFNNLGLNMFIAVIGITAGPTFLSGIREAGFMLFIAGVLATTIPLLLGLLIGAKVFKFRPAINLGCCAGARTTTAALGAIQESLGSTLPAMGYTVTYAIGNTLLILGGVVLVLLSA from the coding sequence ATGGATATAATCATTCATTTTTTCCGCAGCTATCCCGAGATGGCGATTTTTCTCACTCTGGGTATCGGTTTCTGGATAGGAAGTCTCAAATACAAAAACTTCTCTTTGGGAACCGTCACTTCGGTTTTATTAGTAGGTGTATTGGTAGGACAAATGAACATCGATATTCCCGGGCCACTCAAATCGGTATTTTTCCTGCTATTCCTATTTGCTATCGGATATAGCGTAGGTCCTCAATTTTTCCAATCCTTACGCAGCGACGGAATCCATCAAGTTATATTCGCTTGTATATTTGGCATTGTCTGTATAGGCTCTACCTACTTAATTGCCAAAATCATGGGTTATAATGCAGGTATGACCATAGGTCTGTTTGCCGGAGCACAAACCATATCGGCAGCCATCGGAGTTGGAACAGACACCATCGGTACTCTTGGAATTTCAGCAGAAAAACAACAAGAATGGTTGAATATCATACCGGTTTGCTATGCCGTCACTTACATTTTCGGAACCATAGGCTCGGCTTACATCTTAGGTACACTCGGTCCTCGGTTACTCGGTGGACTCGAAAAAGTAAAAAACGATACCCGGGCACTTGAAAAAGAACTGAAACAAGACAACGAAGAAAACGATCCGGCACTCATGAATGCCAACCGGCCGGTTGTATTCAGGGCCTACAAAATAGAATCGGACTGGTTCAAAACTCCACAAACGGTAAAAGAAATAGAAAAACATATTAAGGAGATGGGAAGAAGAGTCTTCGTCGAACGTGTCCGAATCGATGGAGAAGTCCTCGACATAACCCCAAAAACAGTTCTTAAACAAGGTGATGAAGTGGTTTTAAGCGGAAGACGGGAAACCATCATAGAAGACGAAAGCTGGATAGGGCCAGAAATTTTCGATCCAGAACTATTGGATTTCCCCGTGGAAGATATTTTCGTACTACTTACCAACAAAGAACTTCATAAAAAAACAGTTCGTCATCTCCGTTCGTTACCCTGTATGCACGGAATCATTATCAAACAGATAAAGCGTTCGGGCGTAGAAATACCGGTCTATCCGAAAACTGTATTGTATAAAGGCGACACACTGGAAATCGTAGGACTAAAACGAGAAATAAGCGAAACAGCCCCCACCTTAGGATATGTCGACCGGCCTACCAATAAAACCGATATGATATTCGTAGGTCTCGGTATCCTCATCGGCGGTATCATCGGAGCTCTAACCATTCATTTAGGTGGTGTTCCTATCAGTTTGAGTACAAGTGGCGGAGCTCTACTCTCTGGATTATTCTTCGGTTGGTTACGCACCAAACACCCGACCTTCGGACGAGTTCCCGAACCAGCAGTTTGGATATTCAATAACTTAGGTTTGAATATGTTCATCGCTGTTATAGGAATAACCGCAGGTCCCACGTTCCTGTCCGGAATCCGTGAAGCTGGTTTCATGCTATTCATTGCCGGAGTTTTAGCCACTACAATACCGTTATTATTAGGATTGCTTATCGGTGCGAAAGTATTCAAATTCCGACCAGCTATAAATTTAGGCTGCTGCGCGGGAGCCCGTACCACAACTGCGGCGTTGGGAGCTATCCAAGAAAGTCTTGGAAGCACGTTACCGGCTATGGGATACACGGTAACTTATGCTATCGGTAATACTCTGCTCATTTTAGGGGGCGTCGTCTTAGTCCTTCTCTCTGCATAA